A single region of the Myripristis murdjan chromosome 3, fMyrMur1.1, whole genome shotgun sequence genome encodes:
- the gatm gene encoding glycine amidinotransferase, mitochondrial: MLRVRCLRGGSRGAEAAHLIGAMLGRAATGWVQRAFQSTSSSAAAQPRPALAEEHVTEPVLQECPVCAYNEWDPLEEVIVGRAENARVPPFTVEVKANTYEKYWPFYQKYGGEAFPKDHLKKAVAEIEEMCNILHHEGVTVRRPEPIDWSFEYTTPDFKSSGMYAAMPRDILMVVGNEIIEAPMAWRARFFEYRAYRPLIKEYFKKGAKWTTAPKPTMADELYDQDYPIRTVEDRHKLAAEGKFVTTEHEPCFDAADFIRAGRDLFVQRSQVTNFLGIEWMRRHLAPDYKVHIISFKDPNPMHIDATFNIIGPGLVLSNPDRPCHQIEMFKKAGWTIVKPPTPLIPDDHPLWMSSKWLSMNVLMLDEKRVMVDANETSIHKMFENLGIKTIKVSIRHANSLGGGFHCWTTDVRRRGTLQSYFH; encoded by the exons ATGCTGCGAGTAAGGTGTCTCAGAGGAGGTAGCAGGGGGGCCGAGGCAGCCCATCTGATCGGAGCCATG CTCGGCAGGGCAGCGACTGGATGGGTGCAGAGGGCATTCCAGAGCACCTCGAGTTCTGCAGCTGCACAGCCGCGCCCTGCGCTCGCAGAGGAACATGTTACTGAGCCCGTGCTGCAGGAATGTCCTGTCTGCGCCTACAATGAATGGGACCCACTCGAGGAGGTGATCGTGGGCCGTGCTGAAAATGCCCGAGTGCCTCCCTTCACTGTGGAAGTCAAA GCTAACACATATGAGAAGTATTGGCCCTTCTACCAGAAGTATGGGGGCGAAGCTTTTCCTAAGGACCATTTAAAGAAAGCTGTTGCTGAGATTGAGGAAATGTGCAATATTCTACATCACGAGGGTGTTACTGTTCGGAGGCCTGAGCCTATCGACTGGTCCTTTGAATACACAACTCCAGACTTCAAATCATCAG GCATGTATGCTGCCATGCCCAGGGACATCCTTATGGTCGTGGGAAATGAGATTATTGAGGCTCCTATGGCCTGGAGGGCTCGCTTCTTTGAATACCGGGCCTACAGACCTTTGATCAAGGAGTACTTCAAAAAAGGTGCAAAATGGACCACTGCTCCCAAACCCACTATGGCAGATGAGCTGTATGATCAG GACTATCCCATCCGCACAGTGGAGGACAGACACAAGCTGGCTGCCGAGGGCAAGTTTGTGACCACAGAGCATGAGCCTTGCTTTGATGCTGCTGATTTCATCAGAGCTGGGAGAGACCTTTTTGTCCAGAGGAGTCAG GTTACAAATTTCCTGGGAATCGAGTGGATGCGTCGTCATCTGGCCCCAGACTACAAGGTCCACATCATATCATTCAAGGACCCCAATCCCATGCACATTGATGCCACTTTTAACATCATCGGGCCAGGACTGGTGCTGTCAAACCCCGATCGTCCATGTCACCAG ATTGAGATGTTTAAGAAAGCTGGTTGGACTATTGTGAAACCTCCAACACCTCTGATTCCCGATG ACCACCCACTGTGGATGTCCTCCAAGTGGCTATCCATGAATGTCCTGATGCTGGATGAGAAGCGTGTTATGGTTGACGCCAATGAAACCAGCATTCATAAAATGTTTGAGAATCTTG GTATCAAGACCATAAAGGTGAGCATTCGCCATGCCAACTCCCTGGGTGGCGGCTTCCACTGCTGGACAACCGATGTCCGCCGCCGTGGTACCCTGCAGTCCTACTTCCACTAG